GCCGGATGGTCCGGGCGCCTCAATGGAGACCCGCAATGGATAAAGCTGGAAAAAGCGCGGCTCTCGATACCCTGAAAGGGGTGTTCGAAGGGTCGGGTGTGGTCGTCGTGACCCACTATACCGGTCTGACCGTCGCGGAAATGACGAAGCTGCGTGGCCTGCTCCGCAAGGACGGCGCGCACTTCAAAGTGGTCAAGAACCGCCTGGCGAAGATCGCCCTCGGCGGAACGGGTGGCGACAAGGCACTGGACCTGTTCCAGGGCCCTGTGGCGATCGCCTATTCTCCGGACCCGGTGTCGGCTGCGAAAGCGGCTGACGAGTTTGCGAAGGAAAATTCCAAACTCGTGATCATCGGTGCGGTGATGGGTGAGCAAGTGCTGGACGCCAAAGGCGTCGAAGCGCTCGCGAAACTCCCCTCTCTCGACCAACTGCGTGGCAAGCTCATCGGCCTCCTGCAGGCTCCGGCAACGAAAGTTGCTGGCGTCATCCAGGCTCCGGCGTCGCAGCTGGCCCGCGTGGTGGCGGCCTACGCGTCGAAAGACGCTGCCTAATCCGCCCGTTTTCGCAACCAACGACCTTATCAACCGAACCAAACAACAGGACATACAACCATGGCAAATCTCGAAAAGATTGTCGAAGACCTCTCGGCTCTGACCGTTCTCGAAGCGGCTGAACTCGCGAAACTGCTCGAAGAAAAGTGGGGCGTCTCGGCCGCTGCGCCGGTCGCCGTTGCCGCTGCTGGCGGCGGTGCTGCCCCGGCTGCTGCTGCTGAAGAGAAAACCGAGTTCGATGTCGTGCTCACCGACGCTGGTGGCAAGAAAATCGAAGTCATCAAGCTGGTGCGCGAAGTCGTTCCGGCGCTCGGCCTGAAAGAAGCCAAAGACCTCGTCGAAGGCGCTCCGAAGACCGTGAAAGAAGGCGTCTCGAAAGCTGACGCTGAAGCGATGAAGAAGAAGTTCGAAGACGCAGGCGCCAAAGTCGAACTGAAGTAAGCGCCCTTGGGCGTGTATCCGGACGGTGTTCGCGCGAGGCGCCGTCTGTAGTGGATTAGCGCGGCGGTCTCCTTGTGGGGCCGCCGCGTGCTCGCGTTTCAAACTCCGGCTTGCCGCTTCCACCGGGCGGCGCCGAAAAAATGGGAACTTGGGATGGCACTCTCCTTCACGGAAAAGAAACGTATCCGCAAAAACTTCGGCCGCATTCCCGAAGCCATCGAAATGCCCAACCTGATCGAGGTTCAGCGCGAGTCCTACGAAGCGTTCCTCCAGATGAACACCCCGCGCGAAAACCGCACGGATGATGGCCTCGGCGGCGTTTTCAAATCGGTCTTCCCGATCACCGACTTCTCCGAACGCGCCACCCTCGAATACGTTTCGTACGAATTCGAACAGCCGAAGTTCGACGTTGAAGAGTGCATGCAGCGCGACCTGACCTACCAGGCGCCGCTCAAGGTCCGTCTCCAGCTCGTCGTGTTCGACGTGGACGAGGAAACCGGCGCACGCTCCGTCAAGGAAGTGAAAGAGCAGGAATGCTATCTCGGCGACATCCCGCTGATGACCGAGAAGGGCACGTTCGTCGTCAACGGCACCGAGCGCGTCATCGTCTCGCAGATGCACCGTTCGCCGGGCGTTTTCTTCGACCATGACAAGGGCAAGACCCACGCGTCCGGCAAACTGCTGTTTGCGGCCCGCATCATCCCGTACCGCGGCTCGTGGCTCGACTTCGAGTTCGACGCGAAGGACATCCTGAACATCCGCATCGACCGCAAGCGCAAGCTGCCGGCGACGACGATCCTCTACGCGCTCGGCTTCAACACCGAGCAGATCCTCGACGAGTTCTACACCCGCTCGATCTTCCGCCTCGACAAGAAGGGATGGATCACGAGCTTCCGCCCGGATGCCTGGCGCGGCGTGAAGCCGGAATACGACCTCGTCGACGCGAAGTCGAAGAAGGTTGTCGCCGAAGCCGGCAAGAAGATCACCGCGCTCAAGGCGAAGCGCATCTCCGAAGGCGGCACGGACGAGATCCTCGTTCCGTCGGAAGCCCTGATCGGCAAGTTCCTGGCGCGCGATGTCGTGAACCTCGAAACCGGCGAGATCTTCGGCGAAGCCGGTGACACGCTCGAGGAAGAGGCAATCGCCGAAATGCGCGATTACGGCCTCAAGATGATCGAAGTGCTCGACATCGACGCGGGCGGCCGTGGCCCCTGGCTGCGTAACACGCTGAAAGCCGACAAGAACGAGAACCGCTTCGAAGCGCTCTCCGACATCTACCGCGTCATGCGCCCCGGCGAGCCGCCGACGCAGGAAGCCGCAGACGCCCTGTTCGGCCAGCTGTTCTTCGATTCCGAGCGCTATGACCTCTCGGCGGTTGGCCGCGTGAAAATGAACATGCGCCTGTCGGTCGCCGTGAAGGAATATGAGTCGGCGGAAGACTCGATGCGCGTGCTGCGCAACGACGACATCATCGGCGTGATGAAGGTCATCCTCGACCTGAAAGACGGTAAAGGCGAAGTCGACGACATCGACAACCTCGGCAACCGCCGCGTCCGTTCGGTCGGCGAGCTGATGGAAAACAACTACCGTATCGGTCTCGTGCGCATGGAGCGCGCGATCAAGGAACGCATGGGCGCTGTCGATATCGACACGGTCATGCCGCACGACCTGATCAACGCGAAACCGGTTGTGGCCGCCGTACGTGAATTCTTCGGCTCCTCGCAGCTGTCGCAGTTCATGGACCAGACCAACCCGCTCTCCGAGATCACCCACAAGCGCCGTCTCTCGGCCCTCGGCCCGGGCGGCCTGACGCGCGAGCGTGCCGGCTTCGAAGTGCGCGACGTTCACCCGACGCACTATGGCCGCATCTGCCCGATCGAAACGCCGGAAGGTCCGAACATCGGCCTGATCAACTCGCTGGCGACGCATGCCCGCGTGAACAAGTACGGCTTCATCGAAAGCCCGTACCGCAAGGTCCAGAAAGCAAAGCTGACCAGCGAAGTCGTGTACCTCTCGGCGATGGAGGAATCGATCTACAAGATCGCTCAGGCCAACGCGACCGTGAACGCCAAGGGCGAACTGCAGAACGAGTTCGTCAACGCGCGGGTTGCCGGCGAAGCGACGATGGTTTCGAAGGACGAGATCCAGTACATGGACGTCTCGCCGAAACAGGTCGTCTCGGTCGCCGCCTCGCTGATCCCATACCTCGAGAACGATGACGCCAACCGCGCGCTCATGGGCTCGAACATGCAGCGTCAGGCTGTGCCGCTCGTCCAGTCGGAAGCGCCGTTCGTCGGCACCGGCATGGAAGCGGTCGTCGCCCGCGACAGCCGCGCCGCCATCGTTGCCCGCCGGGCAGGGGTGGTCGAGCAGGTCGACGCGCTGCGCATCGTGGTGCGCGCAACGGAAGACCTCGACGGCTCGAAGTCGGGCGTCGACATCTACCGTCTCGCGAAGTTCCGCCGCTCGAACCAGAACTCGTGCATCAACCAGCGCCCGATCGTGAAGGTCGGCGACACGGTTGCCAAGATGGACATCATCGCCGATGGTCCGTCTACGGATCTTGGTGAGCTGGCTCTTGGTCGCAACGTGCTCGTCGCGTTCATGCCGTGGAACGGCTACAACTTCGAAGACTCGATCCTGATCTCCGAGCGTATCGTGAAAGACGACGTGTTCACCTCGATCCACATCGAGGAATTCGAAGTCGCCGCCCGCGATACGAAGCTTGGTCCGGAAGAGATCACGCGCGACATCCCGAACGTTGGCGAAGAAGCCCTGCGCAACCTCGACGAAGCCGGCATCGTTGCCGTCGGCGCCGAAGTGAAGGCGGGCGACATCCTCGTCGGCAAGGTCACGCCGAAGGGCGAAAGCCCGATGACGCCGGAGGAAAAACTCCTGCGCGCCATCTTCGGTGAGAAGGCTTCCGACGTGCGCGACACGTCGCTGCGCGTGCCGCCGGGTGATTCCGGTACGGTCGTGGATGTCCGCATCTTCAACCGTCACGGCATCGACAAGGACCAGCGCGCGCTCCAGATCGAGCGTGAGCAGATCGAACAGCTGCAGGAAGACAAAGAGGACGAGCAATCGATCCTCGAGCGCAACACCTATGCCCGCCTGCACGAACTGCTGGCCGGCAAGGAAGCCGCTGCCGGCCCGAAAGGCTTCAAGCCTGGCCGCATCACGGCCGGCGCGCTTGAAGAGCTGTCCGAGAAGCAGATGTGGGACATCGAGCTGAAATCGGAGAAGGCCCAGGCCGAACTGAAAGCCCTGCGCGAACAGTTCGACGTGTCGATCCGCGAACTCGAAGCCCGCTTCAACGACAAGGTCGAGAAGGTCCAGCGCGGCGACGACCTGCCTCCGGGCGTGATGAAAGTCGTCAAGGTGTTCCTGGCCGTGAAGCGCAAGCTGCAGCCGGGCGACAAGATGGCCGGCCGTCACGGCAACAAGGGTGTGATCTCGAAGATCAACCCGAGCGAAGACATGCCGTTCCTCGAGGACGGTACCCCGGTCGACATCGTGCTCAACCCGCTCGGCGTGCCGTCGCGGATGAACGTTGGCCAGATCCTCGAGACGCACACGGGCTGGGCCTGCCGCGGCCTCGGCCGGATCATCGACAAGGCGCTCGACGAGTTCCACCAGAAGCAGGACATGAAGGGCCTCAAGAAGGCGCTCGTGACGGCTTATGGCAAGGATCAGGAACTTCCGGAGACGGACGAAGAGATCGTCGAACTCGCCGGCAACCTGCGCAACGGTGTGCCGATGGCAACGCCGGTGTTCGACGGCGCCCGTGAGGAAGACATCAACGACATGCTGACCCGCGCGGGTCTCGACACGTCGGGTCAGGTCCGCCTCTACGACGGCCGCACCGGTGTCGCGTTCACGCGTCCGGTCACGGTTGGCTACAAGTACCTTCTCAAGCTGCACCACCTCGTGGACGAGAAGATCCACGCCCGTTCGACTGGCCCTTACTCGCTCGTCACGCAGCAACCGCTGGGCGGCAAGGCCCAGTTCGGTGGCCAACGCTTCGGCGAGATGGAGGTCTGGGCCCTCGAGGCTTACGGCGCCGCCTACACGCTGCAGGAAATGCTCACCGTGAAGTCGGACGACACCGCCGGCCGCGCCAAGGTCTACGAAGCAATCGTCCGCGGCGACGATACCTTCGAAGCCGGCATCCCGGAGAGCTTCAACGTGCTGGTCAAGGAAATGCGCTCGCTCGGCCTCAACGTCGAACTTCTCGAAGAGAATGGCGAAGAAGCCGACAGCGAGGCATCGGTGCCAGCCGAATAATCGCGTCGCTTAGAGTTAAGGCCCCGCCCGCAGTCCGGATCTGCGAGTGGGGCCGAGCCTGATACCGGATTTACCAGGGCAGGAGGCCGAAGCCTCCAAACGCCCACCCCAAGGAGCAGACCCCGATGCGCCAGGACGTCGCCAACATGTTCAACCAGAATACGCCCGCCCCGACTTTCGAGGCGATCCGTATTTCGATTGCGAGCCCGGAGAAGATCAAGTCCTGGTCTTCCGGCGAGATCAAGAAGCCCGAGACCATCAACTACCGCACGTTCAAGCCGGAGCGTGACGGCCTGTTCTGTGCCCGGATCTTCGGACCGACGAAGGACTACGAGTGCCTTTGCGGCAAGTACAAACGCATCAAGTATCGCGGCATCGTCTGCGAGAAGTGCGGCGTGGAAGTCACCCTGGCGCGCGTTCGCCGCGAGCGCATGGGCCATATCGACCTCGCCGCGCCGGTCGCCCACATCTGGTTCCTGAAGTCGCTGCCGTCCCGGATCGCGACGCTCGTCGACATGCCGCTGAAAGATGTGGAGCGCGTGCTCTACTTTGAAAGCTATGTCGTCATCGAGCCGGGCCTCACCGAGCTTGAGCCGAAACAGCTGCTCACCGAAGAAGAATACATGGATGCCCAGGACCGTCTTGGGGAAGACGCGTTCACCGCCCTGATCGGCGCTGAAGCCATCCGCGAGATCCTGAAGTCGCTCGACCTGCCGGTCCTCGCAGACCAGCTGCGTGACGACCTCAAGGCATCGACTTCGGAACTGAAGACGAAGAAGGCCTCCAAGCGCCTGAAAGTGGTCGAGTCGTTCCTGCAGTCGAAAGCCAAGCCGGAATGGATGATCCTCACGGTCGTCCCGGTCATCCCGCCGGACCTGCGTCCGCTGGTGCCGCTCGATGGCGGCCGCTTCGCGACGTCGGACCTCAACGACCTCTACCGCCGCGTGATCAACCGGAACAACCGCCTGAAGCGCCTGATGGAGCTTCGCGCGCCGGACATCATCATCCGCAACGAAAAGCGGATGCTGCAGGAGTCGGTGGACGCCCTGTTCGACAACGGCCGCCGCGGCCGCACGATCACCGGCACCAACAAGCGTCCGCTGAAGTCGATCTCCGACATGCTGAAAGGCAAGCAGGGCCGCTTCCGCCAGAACCTTCTCGGCAAGCGCGTCGACTATTCGGGCCGCTCGGTCATCGTGGTCGGCCCGAACCTCAAGCTGCATGAGTGCGGCCTGCCGAAGAAGATGGCGCTCGAGCTGTTCAAGCCGTTCATCTATGCACGCCTCG
The genomic region above belongs to Acidobacteriota bacterium and contains:
- the rpoB gene encoding DNA-directed RNA polymerase subunit beta, which produces MALSFTEKKRIRKNFGRIPEAIEMPNLIEVQRESYEAFLQMNTPRENRTDDGLGGVFKSVFPITDFSERATLEYVSYEFEQPKFDVEECMQRDLTYQAPLKVRLQLVVFDVDEETGARSVKEVKEQECYLGDIPLMTEKGTFVVNGTERVIVSQMHRSPGVFFDHDKGKTHASGKLLFAARIIPYRGSWLDFEFDAKDILNIRIDRKRKLPATTILYALGFNTEQILDEFYTRSIFRLDKKGWITSFRPDAWRGVKPEYDLVDAKSKKVVAEAGKKITALKAKRISEGGTDEILVPSEALIGKFLARDVVNLETGEIFGEAGDTLEEEAIAEMRDYGLKMIEVLDIDAGGRGPWLRNTLKADKNENRFEALSDIYRVMRPGEPPTQEAADALFGQLFFDSERYDLSAVGRVKMNMRLSVAVKEYESAEDSMRVLRNDDIIGVMKVILDLKDGKGEVDDIDNLGNRRVRSVGELMENNYRIGLVRMERAIKERMGAVDIDTVMPHDLINAKPVVAAVREFFGSSQLSQFMDQTNPLSEITHKRRLSALGPGGLTRERAGFEVRDVHPTHYGRICPIETPEGPNIGLINSLATHARVNKYGFIESPYRKVQKAKLTSEVVYLSAMEESIYKIAQANATVNAKGELQNEFVNARVAGEATMVSKDEIQYMDVSPKQVVSVAASLIPYLENDDANRALMGSNMQRQAVPLVQSEAPFVGTGMEAVVARDSRAAIVARRAGVVEQVDALRIVVRATEDLDGSKSGVDIYRLAKFRRSNQNSCINQRPIVKVGDTVAKMDIIADGPSTDLGELALGRNVLVAFMPWNGYNFEDSILISERIVKDDVFTSIHIEEFEVAARDTKLGPEEITRDIPNVGEEALRNLDEAGIVAVGAEVKAGDILVGKVTPKGESPMTPEEKLLRAIFGEKASDVRDTSLRVPPGDSGTVVDVRIFNRHGIDKDQRALQIEREQIEQLQEDKEDEQSILERNTYARLHELLAGKEAAAGPKGFKPGRITAGALEELSEKQMWDIELKSEKAQAELKALREQFDVSIRELEARFNDKVEKVQRGDDLPPGVMKVVKVFLAVKRKLQPGDKMAGRHGNKGVISKINPSEDMPFLEDGTPVDIVLNPLGVPSRMNVGQILETHTGWACRGLGRIIDKALDEFHQKQDMKGLKKALVTAYGKDQELPETDEEIVELAGNLRNGVPMATPVFDGAREEDINDMLTRAGLDTSGQVRLYDGRTGVAFTRPVTVGYKYLLKLHHLVDEKIHARSTGPYSLVTQQPLGGKAQFGGQRFGEMEVWALEAYGAAYTLQEMLTVKSDDTAGRAKVYEAIVRGDDTFEAGIPESFNVLVKEMRSLGLNVELLEENGEEADSEASVPAE
- the rplL gene encoding 50S ribosomal protein L7/L12, whose product is MANLEKIVEDLSALTVLEAAELAKLLEEKWGVSAAAPVAVAAAGGGAAPAAAAEEKTEFDVVLTDAGGKKIEVIKLVREVVPALGLKEAKDLVEGAPKTVKEGVSKADAEAMKKKFEDAGAKVELK
- the rplJ gene encoding 50S ribosomal protein L10, which gives rise to MDKAGKSAALDTLKGVFEGSGVVVVTHYTGLTVAEMTKLRGLLRKDGAHFKVVKNRLAKIALGGTGGDKALDLFQGPVAIAYSPDPVSAAKAADEFAKENSKLVIIGAVMGEQVLDAKGVEALAKLPSLDQLRGKLIGLLQAPATKVAGVIQAPASQLARVVAAYASKDAA